The Saccharothrix variisporea genome has a segment encoding these proteins:
- a CDS encoding transporter substrate-binding domain-containing protein, whose translation MWRILLVAAVLLTGCGIPRDTDGTLDRVRGGVLRVGVAEHPPWTAVDGPDSVSGAEADLVTRLADELDARVEWHPGAESALMAALEGRQLDLVVGGLTDDLPWTEHAALSRPYATTRVVVAATDGVELPPDLDGRRVAARGGTAEAAALADEGAEVVPVGDPAEVRDLPVAVEHWRMDALGLRAAEHVLLERRHVWALPLGENGWLVEVERFLLELPDGEVDRLLERSRS comes from the coding sequence ATGTGGCGAATCCTGCTCGTCGCGGCAGTGCTGTTGACCGGGTGCGGCATCCCGCGTGACACGGACGGGACCCTCGACCGGGTGCGCGGCGGCGTGCTGCGGGTCGGGGTGGCGGAGCACCCGCCGTGGACGGCCGTGGACGGACCGGATTCGGTGTCCGGGGCCGAGGCCGACCTGGTCACGCGGCTGGCCGACGAGCTCGACGCCCGCGTCGAGTGGCACCCCGGCGCGGAGTCCGCGCTGATGGCGGCGCTGGAGGGGCGGCAACTCGACCTGGTGGTCGGCGGGTTGACCGACGACCTGCCGTGGACCGAGCACGCGGCGCTGTCCCGCCCGTACGCGACGACCCGGGTGGTGGTGGCCGCCACCGACGGCGTCGAACTGCCGCCCGACCTCGACGGCCGCCGGGTCGCCGCCCGCGGGGGCACCGCCGAGGCCGCCGCGCTGGCCGACGAGGGCGCCGAGGTCGTACCGGTCGGCGACCCCGCCGAGGTCCGTGACCTGCCGGTCGCCGTCGAGCACTGGCGGATGGACGCGCTGGGGCTGCGCGCGGCCGAGCACGTGCTGCTGGAGCGCCGGCACGTGTGGGCGCTGCCGCTGGGCGAGAACGGCTGGCTGGTCGAGGTGGAGCGGTTCCTGCTGGAGTTGCCCGACGGCGAGGTGGACCGGCTGCTGGAGAGGTCCCGGTCGTGA
- a CDS encoding cation diffusion facilitator family transporter: MSVYDRFELPPDKAALHRKAVRLEWWTIAFFVAAIALLAVVLGQSQAMKAAWIEDMLGLVPPLAFLVAARYRNRAPDHHFPYGYHRSVSVAFLTGAVALFGLGAYVCYDSVVRLVAGERVPIGLIEVFGVRFWLGWLMIAVLLATMVPAILLGHAKVRIARELHDKVLYADAEMNRADWLTAGAAVLGILGIGIGWWWADPVAAVVIGADIVRDGLRTTRGAVANLMDNRPRLVDESGPHPLPDRLLAAVLEHDWIADAWLRLREEGHVFAGELLVVPTDEHDLVGRCERLQRWTREFDWRVHDIVVAPVGRIEPAPGDR, translated from the coding sequence GTGAGCGTCTACGACCGCTTCGAGCTGCCGCCGGACAAGGCGGCCCTGCACCGCAAGGCCGTGCGGCTGGAGTGGTGGACGATCGCGTTCTTCGTCGCCGCGATCGCGCTGCTGGCCGTGGTCCTGGGCCAGTCGCAGGCCATGAAGGCCGCGTGGATCGAGGACATGCTGGGCCTAGTGCCGCCGCTGGCGTTCCTGGTCGCCGCCCGCTACCGCAACCGCGCCCCCGACCACCACTTCCCCTACGGCTACCACCGGTCGGTGAGCGTGGCGTTCCTGACGGGCGCGGTCGCGCTGTTCGGGCTGGGCGCGTACGTCTGCTACGACTCGGTTGTGCGGCTGGTGGCCGGGGAGCGCGTGCCGATCGGCCTGATCGAGGTGTTCGGGGTCCGGTTCTGGCTGGGCTGGCTGATGATCGCCGTGCTGCTGGCCACGATGGTTCCCGCGATCCTGCTCGGGCACGCCAAGGTGCGCATCGCGCGCGAGCTGCACGACAAGGTCCTCTACGCCGACGCCGAGATGAACCGCGCGGACTGGCTGACGGCGGGCGCGGCGGTGCTGGGCATCCTGGGCATCGGGATCGGCTGGTGGTGGGCCGACCCGGTCGCGGCGGTGGTCATCGGGGCGGACATCGTCCGCGACGGCCTGCGCACCACCCGCGGCGCGGTGGCCAACCTGATGGACAACCGGCCCCGCCTGGTCGACGAGAGCGGCCCGCACCCCCTGCCGGACCGGCTGCTGGCCGCCGTCCTGGAGCACGACTGGATCGCCGACGCGTGGCTGCGCCTGCGCGAGGAGGGGCACGTGTTCGCGGGCGAGCTGCTGGTGGTGCCGACCGACGAGCACGACCTGGTGGGCCGCTGCGAACGCCTCCAGCGCTGGACCCGCGAGTTCGACTGGCGGGTGCACGACATCGTGGTTGCCCCGGTCGGCCGCATCGAACCGGCCCCGGGCGACCGCTAG
- a CDS encoding CDGSH iron-sulfur domain-containing protein, with protein sequence MATSSDDRRVTVVPGGPVLVEGPVEVVGEDGVVARSDRFLVALCACRRSKRYPWCDTSHRERRRSGGAV encoded by the coding sequence ATGGCAACGTCGAGCGACGACCGCCGGGTCACCGTGGTGCCCGGTGGTCCGGTGCTGGTGGAGGGCCCGGTCGAGGTCGTGGGGGAGGACGGCGTCGTGGCGCGGTCCGACCGGTTCCTGGTCGCCTTGTGCGCCTGCCGGCGCAGCAAGCGGTACCCGTGGTGCGACACCAGCCACCGGGAGCGGCGGCGGTCAGGCGGCGCGGTCTGA
- a CDS encoding MSMEG_6728 family protein: MQTFLPYPDFAATARVLDKKRLGKQRVEAIQVLRGLIVPGYGWRHHPAVKMWTGYEEALVRYGLEICAAWCAIGHADTCAATLRTGLKDVRGREEVRTQAELAEAGDLPPWLGDDDLHHSHRSALVRKDPAHYGPLFPDVPPDLPYVWPASDRAA; encoded by the coding sequence GTGCAGACCTTCCTGCCCTACCCCGACTTCGCCGCGACCGCCCGCGTGCTGGACAAGAAACGGCTGGGCAAGCAGCGCGTCGAGGCGATCCAGGTGCTGCGCGGCCTGATCGTCCCCGGCTACGGCTGGCGCCACCACCCGGCGGTCAAGATGTGGACGGGCTACGAGGAGGCGCTGGTCCGCTACGGCCTGGAGATCTGCGCCGCGTGGTGCGCGATCGGCCACGCCGACACGTGCGCGGCCACCCTGCGCACCGGGCTGAAGGACGTCCGGGGCCGGGAGGAGGTCCGCACCCAGGCCGAGTTGGCCGAGGCCGGCGACCTGCCGCCGTGGCTGGGCGACGACGACCTGCACCACAGCCACCGCTCCGCCCTGGTCCGCAAGGACCCGGCGCACTACGGCCCGCTGTTCCCCGACGTGCCCCCGGACCTGCCGTACGTGTGGCCCGCCTCAGACCGCGCCGCCTGA